The DNA region CTCGACTGAAAGACCcaacccccacacacacacacacacacacacgctcacatcctatatatacacacacacacacacacacacacacacacacacacacacacacgaccaaaCCCCTGTGGTCTGAGGATCACACAGTTTTTGCCCCTCGCATCAGCAGTAAGATGGATAGCTCATCCCCCCTCACATGACCGTCATAATCGCACAAAGACCGACGGCcagaagagaagaaagggggAAAACTGCACGCACAAAAGAAAAAGCGGGCACGGTTTTGAATCGCCGTCAAAATGGCGccttttccctcccctccctccatgtCTCCTTTCCACCCACGCAACGCAGCTATCCCAAGATGCTTCAGGAGCCCGTGACGCATTTCccccgctccctctctctcggcTGTTTGTTCCCtcattttctttcccctctACCTGGACCGCAGAGCGCCGTCACAAACCTTCGCCTCTCAGTGCCACCACGCCGCCGCTCTCTGCCTTCACCTCTCGAACTCCTCATTTCTTCACATTCTCTTCCATTGTTTTTACACAGCTGATTTATGTGATGCTGTTGTCTCAGCTCAGACTGGATGATTTAGATTTGTGGGCCTACGTGTAACCTTTTACAAGAAAGCCAAGGGGCAGCGCCTAACGACTGTTTCTCTTGTAAAAATCTTAATTGATGAAAGTTAGAATTAATATCGACCTGCGTACTGAGCTAAGACagcctttttattttctgtgtgcaaCTTTCAACATttctgctcgtgtgtgtgtgtgtgtgtgttcaggggggaaataaaacagagggCAGAGGATGGAaagagatgaaggaggagagcaggTTTTTACGAGAGAATTAAAGAGagtgtgagattgtgtgtgagggggagagagagagagcaaatgaaaaagtaaatgtgGGGGGCAAGAGGATGAAGGAGTGAATGAGGGGTAATTGTGGAGAAAGATTACTAATAGTGaaaggtggagagagagcaaagaaagGAGTCACCACAAAGAAGGAGTTATGACTGCTGTAGTGATTAGTTCTGTTTTTAGCCCCGCAGAGGTGCAGGTCAGTAtccactgcctgtgtgtgtgtgtgtgtgtgtgtgtgtgtgtgtgtgtgtgtggcattgcAAGGGGagatatttgtcttttttcatacGGAGGCCCGGATCTGTAGAAAACTAGCACTACCATTATCCTGCCGAGCCGACCGACAGCACTGCAATTAACCTGAACACCATTCACACAGGCtgggtgcaaacacacacacacacacacacacacacacacacacacacacacacacatgttttacATCACATATCACCTGCACAGTCTGTTCCCTCGTCGCCACAGTGGCCGGGCAGAGCCTCCTGAATCCTTTATCATCAGGAGCTAAATGCTGCATCAGACCCTCTAATATGCAGAATATGTTCTAactttcttctctttctatTTGTGGTtatttgtataatttatttcataatCAGTTGGTTGATTTATGAACAAATTAACCGTAAACTTTGTCTCTTATacagaaaattaaacatttttgctTTGGAGCCAGTTTTCATAATCTGACAAACGAGAAAAGGGAAGTATAGAAGATCTCagacagtcagtgtgtcagtaaTCTTACATGTGCATGTTGAAAACACAAAGTGTCAGCCTGCACTGAGTATTTAATGCAATAATTCATTGAGAATTGAAAAGGAAACCCCACGTTTGGCTCCACAGTGAGCTCTGCCTCTCATCCAGCTGAACTGGTTCCTGCTCCGGCTTCCCCGCTCTCCTACACCTGAGTCGGGATGACTCACGGCCGTCCTCTTACCGTcgtatctgctgctgctgctgcctctcgCTCTCCTCTAATGGATCTGCTCTTTCTCCGTCTTCTGTTTATTTACTCTTGCCCCGTACAGTTTTATCCCTCATCTGTTCTGTTGTTTGCTTCAAGTGTAAACTGCTCCAGGAGGCTGATATCgttagcttcagtgtgtgtgtgtgtgtgtgtgtgtgtgtgtgtgtgtgtgagatatatGTCAGTGCTGCTCTCCAGTGTCATCTGTGCTGGCTGTGCTCCTGTACATTAAGtagacacacagcaaacacaaccaGGAAATGGTCACAAGGaaacacaacatgtgtgtgttttgtttcactcacctgtttttctgttgtctcCTTGTTATTaccctcttcctctgtttttgtaATAAGAAAACATGCAGTGTTGTGAGGAAACACAGCGACGCTGAAAAGCCCTTCATTTTAAGGGCCGCCGTAACTCTAATATATTCATTATTCGTTGTTTAGTGGGGATTTATCCTAAAACCTCTCTTTGTCGCTGCCTTTGTGGCTTCCTGTCAGCCGGTTTGACTGAGGCTCAACCTATTGTTGAGACGAGGTCAACCTGATTGTTACAGAGGTCGGACCTGGAGAACATTCAAGCATCGCTGATATTCAAGCTCAGACCATTAAATGTTCGACTGTAACAAAGAAAATTCTTTTTCTGAAATtggattttctgtttgtgttattagtCATGTGAGTGTGAGGGACAGAAATAGAATtggatttattgttttttttttgagaagtGGCTGCTTTTGGAAAATGTCTGGcttaatttttttccttcattttaatcttgtagatgtttttttgttttcccgCCCGTTCAGCTGTTTCTAcgttcagacacacacagatcatttattttacttctttCTAACCAAGGTGAACAATGTCGCTCTTGGCCGTTGACATTAGTCAGCCCTACCCCCATTTCCAGTGTCCTCCCCTTTCCCCccaacatacacatacactcataaatatacatacacacacacacacacacacacacacatatatacacagctTCGTCCCGCCTGGTGCTTCCGTCGCGTCACATCGACCAGGGGGCTGGAACCGTGCACCTTGACCCTTAACCCCTGACCTGTGACCTCCGTTGTCTGCCTGTGTATGGgcggctttgtgtgtgtgtatgggctttatttatatatttatatataaatgtgtgtgtgtgtgtgtgtgtgtgtgtgtgttttctaggGGACATGAAGCAGCTGCTGGTCTGGATCCAACGGAACCTGCTGAAGGAACGGCCCGAGCTCTTTGTCCAAGGAgactctgtgtgagtgagtgtgtgtgtgagtgtgtgtgtgcacttgacACACACTTGATCTGTGTATAACCTTAAAGGATGTGTTGTGCGTCACGTTGCCACGGGGACAACAGGAGACAACAGGAGACAACAGGAGACAACAGGAGTGTAATATTTGATCAGAATATCAGAACAACTTTAAACACACTGTTATGTTGAAAATGAAGCTGAGTGTGATTCTGCACTTCAGGTTATGGGTTTCAGTAAGATTATTACCTGTGAGCAAGTGAGCAAGCGTGTTTGTacgcacacacatgtgcatgtatatatatgtgtgtgtgtgtgtgtgtgtgtgtgggggggtctaTAAGGCTCACAGCAGCCTTATAGGACTGGCTGACTTTTACAGCTGCCTTTGTGCAGGACTATTTATAGCTCCACCTAACCAATGAATGGAGAAAAAGCTGGACTACCTATAAACCTTATAgattagatgtgtgtgtgtgtgtgtgtgtgtgtgtgtgtgcagcacacacacacacacacacacacacacacacacacacacacacacactgtttttttgaGCACACCATCGTGAGggtgtttcttcattttaagaAGATCTACGGGCGCTCTGTGTGATTAGTTCACAagctttaccttttttttttaaacattcttttgttctttgtcaTCACAGCcccccccgtgtgtgtgtgtgtgtgtgtgtgtgtgtgtgtgtgtccctctctcACTGACGTCATAAAGCATTTGAACAGTCTGAGAGGCGTCAGTATCCGTCTCAGGCATCATCTCAGCATCTACTCGACCCTAAACTGTCCCTCTGTGGCTCTGATAGACAAACACACCCCCATGTGATGAGAGGGCTGCACCCATAGGTGCCTGCCTGTGTTTACCCTCCCCCATTATCCCCATTATCCTTTTTTGAAGGgtggggattttttttgttgttgttatttttgggCCTCCATTAATTCCTGGTGACAGTTTGTGTCCCCcgacaatctctctctctctctgtgtcccttttaaatatgaaagaaaatgatgatcACTGGGTGCAGCTCCACCAGTTTAAATGTTCATACCGTTAATGGCAATGAGAATAACCCCAAAGCGCCTGTTTATGATCCTGTATGGGCTGTAACGtgaacataacacacacatgcagtcgTTCACACTGATAGATTTATTATCATCAATGTGCCGTGTTTGTTCCCACACACAACACTGGgtctttgttcattttatgCTGTGAAGGGTTGAAAATTACAACCCCAGActtgatttcctgttttctctggaCTTCATTTTGTGGAAAATATCTGTCCTTATCTGAAACAGCAAATTCATGCACATTTTTCTAGTCACTGTTGTTATTCAGCTGTGTGTCCCTCTCCAGCAGCCTACAAAGGTAAAGACTAAATGGAAATTCATATTAATTACTACAAATTTAATTAGGTAtaatgtgtatatttatttcAACATATGGTGTAAATGGAGAGGCTTAATTCAGAGAGGAAACGAAAagcaaaacactttttttgtttctcttttgttgaGCAGAATTTTAATTCTAATTCGTTTTAActtaaatttaataattttttctaattttgtttttatctttttttcttgatcaTATGTAGGATGTGGAttgcttcttcctctctctcacacacacacacacacacacacacacacacacacagagtgtttttctccctgtctttcAGTGGAGGCCTTCCTGCTCTACTTGTCTGTGTcttttacgtgtgtgtgtgtgtgtgtgtgtgtgtgtgtgtgtttccatctgtGCTACCTTTTGGAAATGTGTCGGACTCAAAGCGGTGTGTTTCCCCACAGGAGACCCGGGATTCTGGTGCTTATCAATGATGCAGACTGGGAGCTAATGGTGAGCACTGGGAGCCATGTCCACTGTCACATGGtatagagagtgtgtgtgtgtgtgtgtgtgtgtgtgtgtgtgtgtgtgtgtgtgtgtgtgtgtgtgtgtgtgtgtccggcaGCTtgtaaaaaaacatacattctttgtttgtcttcagttctttggggctgtttttcatgttgtaCCATCTCAGTGTTGCTCCTGTGTAACTCTGTAAACGTGCTTGTGTGGACGTttgaatgaggaagaggagggtgaaggTTAGCCAATATGTTCATTTCCTCTGAGCCAGTTAATGCTTCATATAATGtgaaagcagctgcaggacCGGCGTGTCCTTGGGGTCCCATATGTGAGCACATATTTACATGCAGTCTGAACGCTTCAATTTGAATCCATTGATTCGGTTACaggatggaaatgaaatgaaaagtttgTGATTGATTGGAGCCCGATGGGAACACAGCAGTAATACTCATGATTGTGTTGGCGAAGACGGCGTTTCTCCTTTGACGTGTCCACTAttgaatgtgttgtgtgttttgtgagccTCAGGGTGAGCTGGACTACCAACTACAAGACCAAGACAACGTCGTGTTCATCTCTACTCTTCATGGAGGATAGGAAGTGGActgaggagcacacacacacacacacacacacacacacacacgtctttgCCTTCACTATTACAGCCTTTTCTCCACTTCCTCTGCCCTCCTCACTCTTTCCCCCGGCATCTCAACAACACGTCGCCCCATTGGACGCCGCCGTCGTCTCGGCCTGCACTGTGACATCCTGTGTGATTGATGTTGGACTGAAATTCAGAGATGGTTACCGAGAAAAACGTGCAAACTGTGAGAGAGGAATTCTGTGGACGCTTTTGCATAAATACCaatattttttatcatattttggCCAAACTGGACGGTCGTCACGTGGAGCTGTGAACCTTCACCACCCtgcatcctctcctccagcatGACTGGAGGACAAAATGACTGAATCTTCTTATCTTGGGGTCTACGTGACCTTCACTTCACCACAGTATAAAAGAGAAGGGTAACACTTTACTAATGAGCATTTCTAAACAGTAAATCAACATTTAATAGTT from Pempheris klunzingeri isolate RE-2024b chromosome 19, fPemKlu1.hap1, whole genome shotgun sequence includes:
- the urm1 gene encoding ubiquitin-related modifier 1, with the protein product MAAPLEIHLEFGGGAELLFDGVKDHHVTLPSQSEPWDMKQLLVWIQRNLLKERPELFVQGDSVRPGILVLINDADWELMGELDYQLQDQDNVVFISTLHGG